A stretch of Mastomys coucha isolate ucsf_1 unplaced genomic scaffold, UCSF_Mcou_1 pScaffold3, whole genome shotgun sequence DNA encodes these proteins:
- the LOC116074395 gene encoding keratin-associated protein 12-1-like isoform X1 gives MGHTSCSSGCQPSCCVSSPCQPSCCVSSPCQPSCSVSSPGQSVCCRPAIYIPVRYQVACCVPVSCRPTVCTAPSCQSSVCVPVSCRPVCVPSSCQSSGCCQPSCPTLVCRPMTCSNPSCC, from the coding sequence ATGGGTCACACCAGCTGCTCTTCAGGGTGCCAGCCATCCTGCTGTGTGTCCAGCCCCTGCCAGCCATCCTGCTGTGTGTCCAGCCCCTGCCAGCCATCCTGTTCTGTGTCCAGCCCCGGCCAGTCAGTCTGCTGCAGGCCGGCTATATACATTCCTGTGAGATACCAGGTAGCCTGCTGTGTGCCTGTGAGCTGCAGGCCCACTGTGTGCACAGCCCCCTCCTGccagtcctctgtgtgtgtgcctgtgagctgCCGGCCTGTCTGTGTGCCCTCCTCCTGCCAGTCATCTGGATGCTGCCAGCCCTCCTGTCCCACCCTGGTCTGCAGACCGATGACCTGCAGTAACCCCTCCTGCTGCTGA
- the LOC116074395 gene encoding keratin-associated protein 12-1-like isoform X3 has translation MGHTSCSSGCQPSCCVSSPCQPSCCVSSPCQPSSCCVPVSCRPTVCTAPSCQSSVCVPVSCRPVCVPSSCQSSGCCQPSCPTLVCRPMTCSNPSCC, from the exons ATGGGTCACACCAGCTGCTCTTCAGGGTGCCAGCCATCCTGCTGTGTGTCCAGCCCCTGCCAGCCATCCTGCTGTGTGTCCAGCCCCTGCCAGCCATCCT CCTGCTGTGTGCCTGTGAGCTGCAGGCCCACTGTGTGCACAGCCCCCTCCTGccagtcctctgtgtgtgtgcctgtgagctgCCGGCCTGTCTGTGTGCCCTCCTCCTGCCAGTCATCTGGATGCTGCCAGCCCTCCTGTCCCACCCTGGTCTGCAGACCGATGACCTGCAGTAACCCCTCCTGCTGCTGA
- the LOC116074395 gene encoding keratin-associated protein 12-1-like isoform X2, whose translation MGHTSCSSGCQPSCCVSSPCQPSCCVPAIYIPVRYQVACCVPVSCRPTVCTAPSCQSSVCVPVSCRPVCVPSSCQSSGCCQPSCPTLVCRPMTCSNPSCC comes from the exons ATGGGTCACACCAGCTGCTCTTCAGGGTGCCAGCCATCCTGCTGTGTGTCCAGCCCCTGCCAGCCATCCTGCTGTGT GCCGGCTATATACATTCCTGTGAGATACCAGGTAGCCTGCTGTGTGCCTGTGAGCTGCAGGCCCACTGTGTGCACAGCCCCCTCCTGccagtcctctgtgtgtgtgcctgtgagctgCCGGCCTGTCTGTGTGCCCTCCTCCTGCCAGTCATCTGGATGCTGCCAGCCCTCCTGTCCCACCCTGGTCTGCAGACCGATGACCTGCAGTAACCCCTCCTGCTGCTGA
- the LOC116074397 gene encoding keratin-associated protein 12-1-like, which translates to MCHTSCSSGCQPACCVSSPCQPACCVPVRCQVTCCVPVSCRPTVCMAPSCQSSVCVPVSCRPVCVTSSCQSSGCCQPSCPTLVCRPVTCSTPSCC; encoded by the exons ATGTGCCACACTAGTTGTTCCTCAGGCTGCCAGCCAGCCTGCTGTGTGTCCAGCCCCTGCCAGCCAGCCTGCT GTGTTCCTGTGAGATGCCAGGTGACTTGCTGTGTACCTGTGAGCTGCAGGCCCACTGTGTGCATGGCCCCCTCCTGCCAGtcctctgtatgtgtgcctgtgagctGCAGGCCAGTCTGTGTGACTTCCTCTTGCCAGTCATCTGGATGCTGCCAGCCCTCCTGCCCCACCCTGGTCTGCAGGCCTGTCACCTGTAGTACCCCCTCCTGCTGCTGA
- the LOC116074387 gene encoding keratin-associated protein 10-7-like isoform X3, giving the protein MATSTMSICSSDLSYDSRVCLPGSCDSCTDSSWQVDDCPESCCEPSCCVPTPCLTLVCTPVSCVSSPCCQSSCCTPSCCQQSSCQPACCTCSPCQQPCCVTLCCKPVCCTPICSGPCCQQSSCQSSCCQSPCCVPVCCTPICSGSCCQQSSCQSSCCQPSCCVPVCCKPVCCTPICSGSSSCCQPSCCAPVCCKPVCCKPCSSVSLLCRPVCRPACCVPTSSCCASSCQPSCCRPVSSVSLLCRPACSRQACCGQKSTC; this is encoded by the exons ATGGCCACCTCCACCATGTCCATCTGCTCCAGTGACCTGAGCTACGACAGCCGGGTCTGCCTGCCCGGTTCGTGTGATTCATGTACTGACTCCTCCTGGCAGGTAGATGACTGCCCAGAGAGCTGCTGTGAGCCCTCCTGCTGTGTCCCCA CCCCCTGCCTGACCCTTGTCTGCACCCCAGTGAGCTGTGTGTCCAGCCCCTGCTGCCAATCTTCCTGCTGCACACCCTCATGCTGCCAGCAGTCTAGCTGCCAGCCAGCTTGCTGCACCTGTTCCCCCTGCCAGCAGCCCTGCTGTGTGACCCTCTGCTGCAAGCCTGTCTGCTGTACACCCATCTGCTCTGGACCATGCTGCCAACAATCTAGCTGCCAGTCCTCATGCTGTCAATCCCCCTGTTGTGTGCCTGTCTGCTGTACACCCATCTGCTCTGGGTCATGCTGCCAGCAGTCTAGCTGCCAGTCCTCATGCTGCCAGCCCTcctgctgtgtgcctgtgtgctgcaAGCCTGTGTGCTGCACACCCATCtgctctggctcctcctcctgctgccagCCCTCCTGCTGTGCTCCTGTGTGCTGCAAGCCTGTGTGCTGCAAGCCCTGCTCCAGCGTGTCCCTGCTGTGCCGCCCTGTGTGCAGACCTGCCTGCTGTGtgcccacctcctcctgctgtgCCTCCTCctgccagcccagctgctgtCGCCCAGTCTCCAGTGTGTCCCTGCTGTGCCGCCCTGCCTGCTCCAGACAGGCCTGCTGTGGCCAAAAGTCCACCTGCTAA
- the LOC116074387 gene encoding keratin-associated protein 10-8-like isoform X4 produces MATSTMSICSSDLSYDSRVCLPGSCDSCTDSSWQVDDCPESCCEPSCCSSCCAPSCCAPAPCLTLVCTPVSCVSSPCCQSSCCTPSCCQQSSCQPACCTCSPCQQPCCVTLCCKPVCCTPICSGPCCQQSSCQSSCCQSPCCPSCCVPVCCKPVCCTPICSGSSSCCQPSCCAPVCCKPVCCKPCSSVSLLCRPVCRPACCVPTSSCCASSCQPSCCRPVSSVSLLCRPACSRQACCGQKSTC; encoded by the exons ATGGCCACCTCCACCATGTCCATCTGCTCCAGTGACCTGAGCTACGACAGCCGGGTCTGCCTGCCCGGTTCGTGTGATTCATGTACTGACTCCTCCTGGCAGGTAGATGACTGCCCAGAGAGCTGCTGTGAGCCCTCCTGCTGT TCCAGCTGCTGTGCCCCCAGCTGCTGTGCCCCAGCCCCCTGCCTGACCCTTGTCTGCACCCCAGTGAGCTGTGTGTCCAGCCCCTGCTGCCAATCTTCCTGCTGCACACCCTCATGCTGCCAGCAGTCTAGCTGCCAGCCAGCTTGCTGCACCTGTTCCCCCTGCCAGCAGCCCTGCTGTGTGACCCTCTGCTGCAAGCCTGTCTGCTGTACACCCATCTGCTCTGGACCATGCTGCCAACAATCTAGCTGCCAGTCCTCATGCTGTCAATCCCCCTGTTGT CCCTcctgctgtgtgcctgtgtgctgcaAGCCTGTGTGCTGCACACCCATCtgctctggctcctcctcctgctgccagCCCTCCTGCTGTGCTCCTGTGTGCTGCAAGCCTGTGTGCTGCAAGCCCTGCTCCAGCGTGTCCCTGCTGTGCCGCCCTGTGTGCAGACCTGCCTGCTGTGtgcccacctcctcctgctgtgCCTCCTCctgccagcccagctgctgtCGCCCAGTCTCCAGTGTGTCCCTGCTGTGCCGCCCTGCCTGCTCCAGACAGGCCTGCTGTGGCCAAAAGTCCACCTGCTAA
- the LOC116074387 gene encoding keratin-associated protein 10-4-like isoform X1 produces MATSTMSICSSDLSYDSRVCLPGSCDSCTDSSWQVDDCPESCCEPSCCSSCCAPSCCAPAPCLTLVCTPVSCVSSPCCQSSCCTPSCCQQSSCQPACCTCSPCQQPCCVTLCCKPVCCTPICSGPCCQQSSCQSSCCQSPCCVPVCCTPICSGSCCQQSSCQSSCCQPSCCVPVCCKPVCCTPICSGSSSCCQPSCCAPVCCKPVCCKPCSSVSLLCRPVCRPACCVPTSSCCASSCQPSCCRPVSSVSLLCRPACSRQACCGQKSTC; encoded by the exons ATGGCCACCTCCACCATGTCCATCTGCTCCAGTGACCTGAGCTACGACAGCCGGGTCTGCCTGCCCGGTTCGTGTGATTCATGTACTGACTCCTCCTGGCAGGTAGATGACTGCCCAGAGAGCTGCTGTGAGCCCTCCTGCTGT TCCAGCTGCTGTGCCCCCAGCTGCTGTGCCCCAGCCCCCTGCCTGACCCTTGTCTGCACCCCAGTGAGCTGTGTGTCCAGCCCCTGCTGCCAATCTTCCTGCTGCACACCCTCATGCTGCCAGCAGTCTAGCTGCCAGCCAGCTTGCTGCACCTGTTCCCCCTGCCAGCAGCCCTGCTGTGTGACCCTCTGCTGCAAGCCTGTCTGCTGTACACCCATCTGCTCTGGACCATGCTGCCAACAATCTAGCTGCCAGTCCTCATGCTGTCAATCCCCCTGTTGTGTGCCTGTCTGCTGTACACCCATCTGCTCTGGGTCATGCTGCCAGCAGTCTAGCTGCCAGTCCTCATGCTGCCAGCCCTcctgctgtgtgcctgtgtgctgcaAGCCTGTGTGCTGCACACCCATCtgctctggctcctcctcctgctgccagCCCTCCTGCTGTGCTCCTGTGTGCTGCAAGCCTGTGTGCTGCAAGCCCTGCTCCAGCGTGTCCCTGCTGTGCCGCCCTGTGTGCAGACCTGCCTGCTGTGtgcccacctcctcctgctgtgCCTCCTCctgccagcccagctgctgtCGCCCAGTCTCCAGTGTGTCCCTGCTGTGCCGCCCTGCCTGCTCCAGACAGGCCTGCTGTGGCCAAAAGTCCACCTGCTAA
- the LOC116074387 gene encoding keratin-associated protein 10-12-like isoform X2 yields the protein MATSTMSICSSDLSYDSRVCLPGSCDSCTDSSWQVDDCPESCCEPSCCVPSCCQSSCCQPSCCVPSCCQSSCCAPSCCAPAPCLTLVCTPVSCVSSPCCQSSCCTPSCCQQSSCQPACCTCSPCQQPCCVTLCCKPVCCTPICSGPCCQQSSCQSSCCQSPCCPSCCVPVCCKPVCCTPICSGSSSCCQPSCCAPVCCKPVCCKPCSSVSLLCRPVCRPACCVPTSSCCASSCQPSCCRPVSSVSLLCRPACSRQACCGQKSTC from the exons ATGGCCACCTCCACCATGTCCATCTGCTCCAGTGACCTGAGCTACGACAGCCGGGTCTGCCTGCCCGGTTCGTGTGATTCATGTACTGACTCCTCCTGGCAGGTAGATGACTGCCCAGAGAGCTGCTGTGAGCCCTCCTGCTGTGTCCCCAGCTGCTGCCAGTCCAgctgctgccagcccagctgctgtgTCCCCAGCTGCTGCCAGTCCAGCTGCTGTGCCCCCAGCTGCTGTGCCCCAGCCCCCTGCCTGACCCTTGTCTGCACCCCAGTGAGCTGTGTGTCCAGCCCCTGCTGCCAATCTTCCTGCTGCACACCCTCATGCTGCCAGCAGTCTAGCTGCCAGCCAGCTTGCTGCACCTGTTCCCCCTGCCAGCAGCCCTGCTGTGTGACCCTCTGCTGCAAGCCTGTCTGCTGTACACCCATCTGCTCTGGACCATGCTGCCAACAATCTAGCTGCCAGTCCTCATGCTGTCAATCCCCCTGTTGT CCCTcctgctgtgtgcctgtgtgctgcaAGCCTGTGTGCTGCACACCCATCtgctctggctcctcctcctgctgccagCCCTCCTGCTGTGCTCCTGTGTGCTGCAAGCCTGTGTGCTGCAAGCCCTGCTCCAGCGTGTCCCTGCTGTGCCGCCCTGTGTGCAGACCTGCCTGCTGTGtgcccacctcctcctgctgtgCCTCCTCctgccagcccagctgctgtCGCCCAGTCTCCAGTGTGTCCCTGCTGTGCCGCCCTGCCTGCTCCAGACAGGCCTGCTGTGGCCAAAAGTCCACCTGCTAA